ACGAACAGCACCGGGAACTGTTCCGGCTGGTCAGCGATCTGGTGGACGCCTGCAGATGGGAAGACGACGCGGAGATGCTGGATGAGGCTCTGGACTTCCTCGCCGTCTGCTCGGCGCGTCACTTCGCCAGCGAGGAGGCTTTGCAGAAGAAGTTTGATTATCCGGATCTCCCGCGTCACAAAAAACTTCACGACAATTTCCGGAGGGCCCTGGACGAACTGAGGGCAAAATACGCGACGACAAATGCAATCTCCCTCAAAGAACTGAGCGAGCAGGTTCACGCGATCGCGGCGCGGTGGCTGGGAGGGCACATCGCCCGGGAGGACGCGAAGGTTGCCGCCCACATCCGCAGGAAGCTGGCCGACGCCTGACGCGCTCCTCTATGGTGATTTTGATTGATACCAATTTGCTTTCAATCAAGCGTTAATGAAGAAGCTAATGTTTGAATATCATTGCTTTTAGCTATTCTAACTTTAGGCCTTTTACTTCAAATTGGTTTAAAAATGGATTGGGAAAAAATGATCTCAATAAAAAACTGGATTCACGACTATTTGTTTTCGGAAAAATTGCCGATACAGGAGCGCCTGCTGAACGGGGTTGTTTTCTTCGGCTCGTTCGGTCTGGGACTGTTCACCCTGGTGTATATCCTCTTCTTTACGGACGAGGCCAGCGGGGACATCTCGGCCTTAGCCTTCCTGACGGTCTGCGTCTGCGTATTCCTTTTCAACTTTCAGCGGATCGTCTGTCAGAGGGAAAAGGCCGGCGCCGAACGCCAGAAAATGCTCCTGTCCTCCCTCAACAGGCTGTCCGAAACCCTGCTCACCTCTCACGAAGGCAGCGTCAAAGACGTCATCGCAGAATCTCTGACCTTCATCAAAAAACACATCGACATCGACAGCGTGTTTATCTGGAAAAATGAAGGAGAAGACAGGGATCCGCGTTACAGGGTGGTTTTTCAGTGGCGGCAGAATCCGGCTGCCCCCGCCGCGGCCCAAATGGAGTCCGTCGTCAAAGCCATGCAGGAGTGGGAGTTTCAGCTGCAGTCCGAACGATGCGTCAGGGGGCTGGTCAACTTCTCCCCGAAAATGCAGGATATCCTGGCGCCCTTCGGGATCAACACCCTGCTGATCGTTCCGGTGATCATAAAAGAATTCCTCTGGGGTTTCGTCAGCTTCGATCAGAAACATCCTGTGAAACATCATCCCGCGCAGGGCCGTCCCGCGTTAAGCGAAAGCATCTATACCCCCTCGGAGGAAGACGTTCTCCGCTCGACGGCCATATTGACCGTGAATGCCCTCATTCGGGCGGAGGCCATCGAGGACCTGAACGCGGCTCTGGAGCAGATGAAGATGAGCTCCGAGGTCAAAAGCAAATTCCTCGCCGACATGAGCCCCGAAATCCGCGCTTCCC
This DNA window, taken from Synergistaceae bacterium, encodes the following:
- a CDS encoding hemerythrin family protein, producing MTRIGDFSTMETGNAQIDEQHRELFRLVSDLVDACRWEDDAEMLDEALDFLAVCSARHFASEEALQKKFDYPDLPRHKKLHDNFRRALDELRAKYATTNAISLKELSEQVHAIAARWLGGHIAREDAKVAAHIRRKLADA